In one window of Haloimpatiens sp. FM7315 DNA:
- a CDS encoding Stp1/IreP family PP2C-type Ser/Thr phosphatase, whose product MLGIISDIGNKRDNNQDYVGYYNDKEKNVYVVADGMGGHNAGEVASKLAVESILEYIKDSNNISNPEKVIEEAIKHANDRIFHLSSNKDAYAGMGTTVTTCLLFKGRLIMANVGDSRGYIVKKGKLNKVTKDHSLVQQLVDNGAISNEQAINHPNRNIITRALGIKYSVKVDIFNLSLKGIDKVLLCTDGLTKELTDVEIQRVISAHSENNTICRVLIDECKKRKQVITFLLLFLKESVSDGRSYVRQ is encoded by the coding sequence ATGTTGGGAATCATATCGGATATAGGTAATAAAAGAGATAATAATCAAGATTATGTAGGGTATTACAATGATAAAGAAAAAAATGTTTATGTGGTAGCTGACGGAATGGGTGGACATAATGCAGGAGAAGTGGCTAGTAAATTAGCTGTAGAAAGCATATTAGAATACATTAAAGATAGTAACAATATTAGTAATCCTGAAAAGGTAATAGAGGAAGCTATTAAGCATGCTAATGATAGAATTTTTCATCTATCTTCTAATAAAGATGCATATGCTGGTATGGGAACTACAGTTACTACTTGTTTATTATTTAAAGGAAGACTAATTATGGCTAACGTAGGAGATAGCAGAGGATATATTGTAAAAAAAGGAAAATTAAATAAAGTTACTAAAGATCATTCTTTAGTACAACAATTAGTTGATAATGGAGCAATAAGCAATGAACAGGCAATCAACCATCCAAATAGAAATATAATTACTAGAGCTCTTGGAATAAAGTATTCTGTAAAAGTAGATATTTTTAATTTGAGTCTTAAAGGTATTGATAAAGTTTTGTTATGTACAGATGGGTTGACAAAGGAACTTACAGATGTGGAAATACAGAGAGTAATTAGTGCACATAGTGAGAATAATACCATATGCAGAGTATTAATTGATGAATGCAAAAAAAGGAAGCAAGTGATAACATTTCTGTTATTGTTTTTGAAGGAGAGTGTAAGTGATGGTAGGAGCTATGTTAGGCAATAG
- the rlmN gene encoding 23S rRNA (adenine(2503)-C(2))-methyltransferase RlmN — translation MQNILDMNLDQLKAWMVQNGEKAFRAKQIFDWIYNGVFEFSEMNNIPKNLLSTLEKSFRLGLPRTVAKLQSKDDDTYKFLFAYEDGNLIESVVMKYKHGNTICVSTQVGCRMGCKFCASTIEGMIRNLTSGEILAQILKAQNEVGERISNVVLMGSGEPLDNYDNVIKFIRCINMKNGLNIGMRHITLSTCGIVPKINELAKEDFQITLAVSLHAPNDFLRKQVMPIANKYSIKELLGACKEYIEKTNRRVTFEYALVKDFNDSSQLAEELSGALHGLLCHVNLIPVNEIKENELKKSSLENISKFRNILIKNGIETTIRREMGSDINAACGQLRRSYLKS, via the coding sequence ATGCAAAATATTTTAGATATGAATTTGGACCAATTAAAAGCATGGATGGTTCAAAATGGAGAAAAGGCTTTTAGAGCTAAACAAATATTTGATTGGATATATAACGGAGTTTTTGAGTTTAGTGAAATGAATAATATACCTAAAAATCTACTTAGTACATTAGAAAAGAGCTTTAGATTAGGTTTGCCAAGGACTGTAGCAAAATTACAATCTAAGGATGATGATACATATAAGTTCTTATTTGCCTATGAAGATGGAAATTTAATAGAATCAGTAGTAATGAAATATAAACATGGAAATACTATATGTGTTTCCACTCAAGTTGGTTGTAGAATGGGATGTAAATTTTGTGCATCTACTATAGAGGGAATGATTAGAAACCTTACTTCAGGTGAAATATTAGCTCAGATTTTAAAAGCACAAAATGAAGTAGGCGAAAGAATTTCTAATGTGGTTCTTATGGGTAGTGGAGAACCACTTGATAATTATGACAATGTTATTAAGTTCATTAGATGTATAAATATGAAAAATGGCTTAAATATAGGAATGAGACATATAACTTTGTCTACCTGCGGGATAGTTCCTAAAATTAATGAGTTAGCAAAAGAAGATTTTCAAATAACTTTAGCAGTGTCACTACACGCACCTAATGATTTTTTAAGAAAACAAGTTATGCCTATAGCTAATAAATATTCTATAAAGGAACTTTTAGGAGCTTGCAAGGAATACATAGAAAAAACCAACAGAAGAGTAACCTTCGAATATGCTTTAGTTAAAGATTTTAATGATAGTTCACAATTAGCTGAAGAGTTAAGTGGGGCTTTACATGGACTATTATGTCATGTTAATTTGATACCAGTAAACGAGATAAAAGAAAATGAATTAAAGAAGTCTTCTTTAGAAAATATATCAAAATTTAGGAATATATTGATAAAAAATGGCATAGAAACTACTATTAGAAGAGAAATGGGATCAGATATTAATGCAGCATGTGGGCAGCTAAGAAGAAGTTACTTAAAAAGTTAA
- the rsmB gene encoding 16S rRNA (cytosine(967)-C(5))-methyltransferase RsmB: MNSREIVVKILNEVLINKAYSNIALDSNLKKYDLNSKDIGLITEVVYGTVRYKYTIDFILNKFIKKGTKSVDPTVLNILRSAIYQIRYLQRIPDFAVVNEAVNLSKKYVSPKVSKFVNGVLRNYLRNKDFEDSSASLEDKLAFRYSFPKWMVKMFLKQYGKETSEKIFNGLNEIPDVTVRVNNIKITYDEVISDLENLGYTFKEGVICPEALRILKGKSIEKNPLFKDGLVTVQDESAMLVATIMDLKKHMKVLDLCSAPGGKTTHIAEIMENTGEVLAFDIHEHKLKLIQDNASRLGLINIKCDLLDATKYKEELNEIADRVLIDVPCSGLGIIRKKPEIKWNKNINELKELIQIQRNIMLTASRYVKPGGMLIYSTCTLNKEENEKNIDWFIKNNSNFKMEKIYFGKVDNIIYNDNETLTVIPNEGMDGFFMAKIKKQW; this comes from the coding sequence ATGAATAGTAGAGAGATTGTAGTTAAGATATTAAATGAAGTATTGATAAATAAAGCTTATTCAAATATAGCTTTAGATAGTAATTTAAAAAAATATGATTTAAATTCCAAAGATATAGGGCTTATAACAGAGGTTGTATATGGAACAGTGAGATATAAATATACAATTGATTTTATATTAAATAAATTTATTAAAAAAGGAACTAAAAGTGTTGATCCTACAGTTTTAAACATTCTTCGAAGTGCTATTTATCAAATTAGGTATCTTCAAAGAATACCAGATTTTGCAGTGGTTAATGAAGCTGTAAATTTAAGCAAAAAGTATGTTTCACCTAAAGTATCTAAATTTGTAAACGGTGTTTTAAGGAATTATTTGCGAAATAAAGACTTTGAAGATTCTAGTGCTTCTTTAGAAGACAAGTTGGCATTTCGTTATTCATTTCCTAAATGGATGGTAAAGATGTTTTTAAAACAGTATGGAAAGGAAACTTCAGAAAAAATATTTAATGGTCTAAATGAGATTCCAGATGTAACAGTCAGAGTTAATAACATAAAAATTACATATGATGAAGTAATAAGTGATCTAGAAAATCTTGGATATACTTTTAAAGAAGGGGTAATATGTCCAGAGGCTCTTAGAATATTAAAAGGAAAAAGTATAGAAAAGAATCCGCTATTTAAAGATGGGCTTGTAACTGTACAAGATGAAAGTGCTATGTTAGTTGCAACCATAATGGACTTAAAAAAGCATATGAAGGTTCTTGATTTATGTAGTGCACCAGGTGGAAAAACTACGCATATTGCTGAAATTATGGAGAATACTGGAGAAGTACTGGCCTTTGATATTCATGAGCATAAATTGAAGTTAATTCAGGATAACGCTTCAAGGTTAGGTCTTATAAATATTAAGTGTGATTTATTAGATGCAACTAAATATAAGGAAGAACTAAATGAGATTGCAGATAGGGTTCTTATTGATGTGCCTTGTTCTGGACTTGGAATTATAAGAAAAAAACCTGAAATCAAGTGGAATAAAAATATAAATGAGTTAAAAGAATTAATTCAAATACAAAGGAATATAATGCTTACCGCTTCAAGGTATGTTAAACCTGGTGGAATGCTAATATATTCGACATGTACATTAAATAAAGAAGAAAATGAAAAAAATATAGATTGGTTTATAAAAAACAATAGTAATTTCAAAATGGAAAAAATATATTTTGGAAAAGTAGATAATATAATTTACAATGATAATGAGACTTTGACGGTAATTCCTAATGAAGGTATGGATGGGTTCTTTATGGCGAAAATAAAAAAACAATGGTAG
- a CDS encoding zinc metallopeptidase, protein MFWYDNTIMLIIPAMIISFWAQTKVNSTFSKYSRVNSINGYTGAKVARMLLDSNGLYDIPVEITGGKLSDHYDPRNRVMRLSNDVYYGSSVAAIGVAAHETGHAIQHRLRYFPLILRNSIVPAANIGSNASWILFVAGMIFKLKPLINFGIIMFSIVVLFHVITLPVEFDASNRALKIIEDRGILYGDENKGAKKVLKAAAMTYVAATLMAVSQLIRLLILSRNED, encoded by the coding sequence ATGTTTTGGTACGATAATACAATCATGCTTATTATACCTGCAATGATAATTTCCTTTTGGGCACAAACTAAAGTTAATTCAACTTTTTCAAAGTACTCTAGAGTGAATAGTATAAATGGATATACTGGAGCAAAAGTAGCTAGAATGCTTTTAGATTCTAATGGACTTTATGATATACCAGTAGAAATTACAGGTGGTAAGCTTTCGGACCATTATGATCCTAGAAACAGAGTTATGAGGCTTTCAAATGATGTATATTATGGTTCTTCTGTGGCCGCAATAGGTGTTGCAGCTCACGAGACAGGTCATGCAATACAACATAGATTAAGATATTTCCCTTTAATTTTAAGAAATTCTATTGTACCAGCTGCAAATATTGGCTCTAATGCATCATGGATTCTCTTTGTTGCAGGAATGATATTTAAATTAAAGCCATTAATTAATTTTGGTATAATAATGTTTAGTATAGTTGTTCTTTTTCATGTAATTACATTACCGGTAGAATTTGATGCATCAAATAGAGCTTTAAAAATTATAGAAGATAGAGGAATTTTATATGGTGATGAAAATAAAGGTGCTAAGAAAGTTTTAAAGGCAGCTGCTATGACCTATGTTGCAGCTACGTTAATGGCTGTGTCACAACTAATTAGATTACTAATTTTAAGTAGAAATGAAGATTAA
- the fmt gene encoding methionyl-tRNA formyltransferase, whose amino-acid sequence MFNIVFMGTPEFSVPSLNLMIEKFNVKAVVTQPDRPKGRGKKIIMPPIKNVAVEHNIPVYQPLRIRKDENLIKELVNIKPDFIVVVAFGQILPKEILDIPKYGCINLHASLLPKYRGAAPINFALINGETKTGNTTMMMAEGIDTGDMLLREEVEITENMTYGQLHDILSKNGATLLVKTIKNFNSIEHKKQEDSLSSYASMISKEMARINWEMTAKEINNLIRGLNPHPIARTEYNNIVMKIYEAKVLEKNVNNKPGTILNVSKEGIEVACLENTLLVTKVQIPGKKPLEVKEFIKGNTVEVGTLMC is encoded by the coding sequence ATGTTTAATATAGTCTTTATGGGGACTCCAGAATTTTCAGTTCCTTCTTTAAATTTGATGATAGAAAAATTTAATGTAAAAGCAGTAGTTACTCAGCCTGATAGACCTAAGGGTAGAGGTAAAAAAATAATTATGCCTCCTATAAAAAATGTGGCAGTGGAGCATAATATTCCAGTTTACCAACCACTAAGAATAAGAAAAGATGAAAATCTAATAAAGGAATTAGTTAACATAAAGCCAGATTTTATTGTTGTAGTTGCCTTTGGTCAAATCCTACCTAAAGAAATACTGGATATACCAAAGTATGGTTGTATAAATCTTCATGCTTCACTTCTTCCAAAATACAGAGGAGCAGCACCTATAAATTTTGCATTGATAAATGGAGAAACTAAAACTGGAAATACTACTATGATGATGGCAGAGGGCATTGACACCGGGGATATGCTTCTTAGAGAAGAAGTAGAAATAACAGAGAACATGACCTACGGACAGTTACATGATATTCTAAGTAAAAATGGAGCTACACTACTAGTTAAGACTATAAAGAATTTCAATAGTATTGAACATAAAAAGCAAGAAGATTCACTTAGCTCTTATGCATCAATGATATCAAAGGAAATGGCTAGAATTAACTGGGAAATGACCGCCAAAGAAATAAATAATCTAATAAGAGGATTAAATCCTCATCCAATTGCTCGTACAGAATATAACAATATAGTTATGAAAATTTATGAAGCAAAAGTTTTAGAGAAAAATGTAAATAATAAACCAGGAACTATACTAAATGTTTCTAAAGAAGGTATAGAAGTAGCTTGTTTAGAAAATACTTTATTAGTAACAAAAGTACAAATTCCTGGCAAAAAACCTTTGGAAGTAAAAGAATTTATAAAAGGAAATACTGTTGAAGTAGGTACCTTGATGTGCTAA